CCGGAATATCTCTCCATTGTCCGAGCAACGGAATGCAATATTCATTATTTGACGGCCTGATATACCCTCATCATGAGGATGCAAGGCCCGAACCAACTGCCCACAAAACTGACCGCTGCTATTAAGCAGCATGTGAGGGTATAACAACATCAAATTATAAAAATACGACGGGCAGCTGGATTTCTACAGCTGCCCGCCTGTTATTCAGAAAGGAAGGGAATTATGCACTTTTTAACATTAGCAGCTTTAGAAATCTCTCAGATACAGGAAGACAAGGAATTGGACAACCAAATAGCAGAGGCTCTGAAGGAATTAGAGATTCAGAAGCAAATTGAAACAAAGAATTTTATGCTGGACCTTGCGATTGTGAGATGCCAAAATCTTCAGTCATCATTCTCCCGTACAGTGAATGACGGCGTTTCTGAGCTGATGTATCCTTATTGTGCGTGGCTGGAGGATCCGGAATATCTGGAATTTGATAACCGGACAGAAAGACTGCGTGAAGAATACGAGAGCGTGGTTGACTGCATAAAGCTTCCCCAAGGCACAATTGTGGAGCAGTACGGCTATCCGATCTGGGGCAGATTTGTTGTCCGTGACGGAAAGGTGTTTCAAAGGGATGCAGGACCGCTTCATCATGAAAAGCGTACTAAGAAAGCAAAACGAATGATGGCTCTGCCTAAGTATCCCCGCAAAAAGCTCTATAGGAGTTTTGAGGAATATGCAGAAGAAAGATGCGGTTATTCTTTTGATGAAAAGCATCAGGGCTATGGATATTACTATAATCCAAACGCCATGTGGGACTGGTATTCCATTGGCGGGCGCTGGCCGGAGATGTTTCTGGTAAAAGATACCTGCACGGAGTATTCCATTGGTGAAAGAAGCTGGTGCAATTCAGATAGAAAAGAAGAAACACCGGATGGATATGTGTGGGTTTGTGCCGCCAGAAAAAAAGATATCGCATGGGAAGAGATGCGGGGCTGGAGAAATCAGAAAGCAAAAGAGCGCTTTTATAAGCTTGAGCAAATGTTTCTGGCAGGAAAGACCGATTCCGACTTTTATGGAGAAATCGTTCCGGACGGAGTTATACGCTGGGGCAGATACGTCTACCGAAAAGGCTCTACATTGGAAGAATACCTTGAGGAGTATGGGATTCCAAGCAACTGGAAGTACCCGATAGGCACGCATGATATTGTGGATGCAGACCAGTGGCTTAGCAAAGAGGACAGTGTGCTTGATTCAGAATCAGGCAGCTATGTCCCGGTAGAATGGCGCAGCTACATTGACGGTTACATTGATGGCACGGGTGAGGATACAGTATTGGTTGCCGTAGACTATCACATTTAAGGAGGATTCAGATGAACACGTATGTCGTTTGCATGGATTCATCATGGGTCCGTGATTCACAAATGTTTGATATTGTCGGTTTGACAGATGATGAACTGGCAGAAGTTGACATGTGCGGCACAGAAAACGAAAGAAGGTGGCACGATATGGAGCCGACTCCATTTATCGCAGTCATAAAAGCGGAAAACGAGGAGGAAGCCTGTAGAAAGGCAGCCATCGAAATGCGCTATGATCCACGCTGTCTGTTTGCCATAAAAGTATCAGAATGAAGGAGGTATCAAGAATGATTATCAATCGAATCGGTGCTGAGTTTGAATACGAAGGCACAACCTATGTAATCGGCGCTCCCATTGTGGGAACGCCGGAAAGCGAGTATGAGGGTCTGTATGGGACAATTACGGAAATCCGTGTCGGGGAGGATAAGGAAACGGAAAATGAAACGCCGGATCTGTACTGCTCCTTTGAGGTTCCTGTATTGCCCTGTGAAGTAAAAAAGCTGGAAGAGGTTTTTTCTGAACTGTATAGCCAGAAAAAGACCATTGACGACATCATTCTGGATTTTGTCATCATGGCTCCATCTATGGTGGAGCCGCTTGACGATCTGGAAGAGTGCCGCCAGCATCCAAGAATTTATATTCTTTTGGAAGATTGGGCGGTAGATGGCGAACAGGGGAACTCTTCAGAAGTCTATACAGATTTTAATGATGCAAAGCGCTTATTGGTACAGAAGCTGAAGGAAGAACAGGAAAGCGGTTGTATTCCCCAATGGACGGATAAGGAGAAGTTTGTGGAACATTCCGCAGACTCCCTCTATGAATGTTACATTGACGGTGAATACTGCGAAAACCATTATCATATCGCAATCATATCCCAGCAGCTTTGTGTCTCCAACCGGTTTGTCAGAGAAATGGGATGGATTTACAAGGCATCCTGCCAGCTTGAGGATTTTGTATCACAGGTGTCAGACTGGGATGAACTGGATCAGCTGACCGATGAGCAATACAACCGCATGGTTCAGGATCCACGTTTTCCGGAAAGGCTTCACAGTGCATTGGGGAAAAATGATTCTTATTGGGAGGCTTACTGGGAAACGGTTTCCGAGGTGGCTCATGCGTTTGTGGATGAGTATCTGAAAGAAAATGCGCATCCGGACTGTTATACGCCGGAACAGGACAATCCATACCCGCTGTGTGTCGGAAATGGAAGTGCGGCATGTAAAGAATGCTGTCTGTATGCAGAAATGGAGGCAAAGCCATGGGAACCATAAATACAAGAATCAGCTATCTTTACAGGGATGCTGACAACTATAAAATGCAAAATTCCTGCGTGATAATGGGCGTGATAACCGAAGCGCAGATTGCAGAAATCATCTCCTGTCTGGACTGTGGGGAATATTTTATTCCCCGGCAGGTGGGGCTTCCTGAAAAACGTTTTGACAGGTTTGACGAGGAAGCGGACCATTGCTGGTTTGAATTAAGTGCGGATGGGTTTGAGGTTACAGAAAATGTTTCCAATATTGACATGACTGTGAGCCAGCTCCTGGAGTTGTTTCATAAGGCAAAAAATAGCTGGCATGATGAGGTGCTGTGAGGAGGCGATGAAAGTGTTGCATAACCAAACAAATGCGAAAGCAGGGCAAATGAGTATTGTCCTGGAAAATCTCAGTATCACGAAAGATAAAATATCTGCAGTTTTAAAGCGGAGATGGCTGGCTTGCTATATGCTCTATGACTGGAATTACCGTCATGCAGAGCATACGTTTGCCACAAATGAAATGGAACGATTCCAAAAGGCTATTAAGACTCTTAACAGACATCCATGTACTGCTTCTGAACTGGATCAAAAGTTGACCAAAGCCTATAACAGGGTCTTGATGGAAGATGTAGAATCTTTTATTAGACAGCACATGAAAGTCTGGTCTGCGGATCGAACTGTGGTAGAGTTAGAAATTGCACGAGCGGAAGCAGAAATGCTTCAGTGTTAGAGAGGAGGTGGCATTATGCCTTATAAAAGCGAATCAAGGCCGTTGACCAGCATTGTCTCCTATCCGGAGCGTGGCGAAGGCGGCAATAACCGTTATCGGGGGAACTGCTCTCCCAGACTGATTGAGGATCTTTTAGGGTTCTTTCGCCCGGGAGAAATCTGTGACTACATGTGTGGCAGCGGGACGACCAAAGCAGCGGCGGACAAATTGGGCATTGGCAGTCATCTGTATGATCTGCACAGCGGATTTGATATCATGAACTGTGAAATCCCGGAGCGTCCGGAGTTCATCTTCTGGCATCCTCCATATTGGGATATCGTCACGTTTTCGGATGTCATGTATAAAGCTTCTGATGTCCAAAAGAACTACGGTTATGACCCGAGACAGTATGATCTGTCGCGCATACCGGACTGGGAAAGCTTTGTTGATAAAATGAATTATGCCATGATGAAGCAGTTTTCCGCCCTTGAAAAAGGAGGCAGGATGGCGGTTTTGATGGGAGACATTAAGAAAAAAGGTGTGCTTTACAGTATGCTTTCTGAAATCATCAAGCCGGGTTCCTTGGAGAATATCATTATCAAGGCCCAGCATAACTGCTTTTCAGACAAGATCCAGTATAGCGGAAAATTCATTCCGATTCTGCATGAATATGTGATGATTGTCCGAAAGGATTCACCGCTTCTGGTTCCGATTATTATGGCAAAGAAAGCGGAGGTCGATATCCGGGATATGCCGGGAGCGACATGGCGTGATGTGGTTGCTGCCGTTTTAGAACAGTGCAGCGAGCCGGTGACGCTCACGTTTCTCTATGAGAAAATAGAGCCGCACAGAAAAGCACAGGCAAATAAGTGGTGGAAAGAAAAAATCCGCCAAACGCTTCAGATCAATCCTACATACTTCTTTCATGATGGCAGGGGAATGTGGTCTTTGAACAGAAGCGCAGCATAGTATCTGCGTCTGGGGGATGTCTTTTGTAGGCATCCCTCAGTTGCTTTAACTATATGTAGAAGAAGGATGGTTTTTTTGCTATAATACAAATATATTTGTAGATAGGAGGAGAAATATGTCTGCTTATTATAATCCGGAAACGTACAGAAAAATTATCAGAAATGGTGAAGAATGTTGGGTATATGATTGGGGCAAGAATGCCGATATAAATTCATTCAATTATATGATAGACCGATGGGGTGGCACCCAGCAAAAATTTTTTATCAATGGCGAGACCAGACAATATTTTCTTATTGATAAACAAGAGCGTACTGTCATGGAAATATTAAATCCTGAAGTAATAAGGTTCTTGTATGAGCATCTTTATATGGCGGAAATTAACGAAACTTTTATTGAACTGTTTACCTCAATCGGTAGGTTTAAGACAGTGAAGTACGAGTAGGTTCTGATTTTTTCTTAGGGATGTCGTTTCGGCGGCATCCCTTTTTGTATAATTGTTTTCATTTAGGACATACTAATTTCCAAGACTTCTATTTACATTTGCGCTTCAACTGTGTATAATATGAAGCACGAATGTAAATAGAAGTCAAGGAGGTGTATTGACACGGATACGATTTGGGCTAAAATTCAAACGATTGCCGAAAATAGCAATGGGTTTGTTAAGACTTCGGATATTGAAGCGGCTGGAATCAGCAGACCGATGCTGAAGAAGTATGTTGATATGGGAAAATTAGATCCAGTGCGGAAAGGGCTATATACTTTGACCGATGAATTTACTGACGAGTTTGCGCTTCTTCAGGCGCAAAGCGCAAAGATAATATATTCATATGGCACCGCACTGTTCTTTTGGGGGATGTCGGACAGGACGCCGAACATCTTGGATATAACACTGCCTCGCGGAACGAACATCAGTAGATTAAGGCGCGATAATCCGAATTTGCGTTGTCATTATGTGCAGACAGAAGTTTACGATCTTGGAATAACAGAAACAAAATCCCCTCAAGGCGGGATGGTAAAGCTTTATGACCGAGAGCGCTGTATTTGTGATGTGATTCGGGATAAGGATCAAATTGAGCTGCAGCTTTTTACGCAGGCAATTAAGGACTATTTCAAGACAAATCCGAATAACAGAAAACTGCTGAAATATGGCAAGATATTTGGAATTGAAGATAGGATTAGAACATATATGGAGGTTTTATAATGAAGACACCGGAGCAACTAAAAGGAGCCATTCGCAGCATGGCAGCGAAGAAAAATCTTCGTGCACAGGAGGTACTGCAGATGTTTTTATTTGAAAGAATCATCGAGCGTTTGGCAGTCTCATCCTTTCGGAACAATTTTATTTTGAAGGGCGGGCTTTTGATATCATCAATGATCGGTATTGGTGAACGCACTACAATGGATATGGACACAACGGTGCGTGGTATTCAGATGGAAGAAGATGAAATCGTTGCAGCTGTAAAGCAAATTATTTCAACGGATGTCAACGACGGCATTTCATTTGAATATGAAAAAATCGAACCGATTCGAGAGGAGGATGCCTATAATAATTTTCGTGTACATTTGCGGGCAAAATACGGAAAAATTGACAGTCCTATGAAAATTGATGTCACAACCGGAGACATTATAACACCGGCAGCGATACAATATGATTTCCCGTTGATTTTCGATGAAAAAACAGTTTCTATAATGGCATATACTTTGGAAACGGTTCTTGCTGAAAAATATGAAACGATTATCCGTAGAAATATCGGAACAACCCGGGCAAGAGACTTTTATGATTTACATACTCTTTTCCGGAGTCGAAAAGAAGAAATCAATGTGGACATTTTACGCATGGCAGTCATACATACTGCTCAAAAGAGAGGGTCCGTGGAGGATATCCGCGATTGGAAAGCGATTATCAAGGATATACGTGAAGAGCCGCAGATGTATCTTTTGTGGGATAAGTATATTGTCGAAAATAAGTATATTGGGGAGCTTGAATTTCATCAAGTCCTTGACACAGTGGATGAAGTAGCGAACTTGCTGGCATTCTGAAAAACAGCATATGTGCTCTTTTCCCAGTGGATTGACTATGGCGAACAAATCTGTTATAATATCCATATCAGTATCAAGTTTGGCTACGGTCGAACACAGTTTAACAGAGTTTATCAAAGTGTCATTTGCAATTATGCAGATGGCACTTTTTTTGTTTTCCGGCCAATTTATCTTGGGCATAAGCCAGCAGTCTTTCGAGATTGCTGGCTTTTGTTATATATCAAGGCGGCAATCCCGTCAGAAAAGAAAGGAGCATGAAATATGCAAAAACAATGTCAGGATGGTTTTTACACCACATTCAGTTCCTATCGTAAAATGCTTGATTATCACCAGGAACAGTCTATGAACAGCCGTTGGATCAAAAGTAAGGTCAGCGACCTTGAGATTCAGCCGTTGGGCAAAGGCTCTGCTCTGAGTGCTGATCTGTCGGCTTTTGCGGCAGGAACCACACAGGACGCTGTGGATGACACAGCGGACAATCTCGGTCTGGCAATGCGTGTTAACGGAGAACTCTTCCCTATGCGCATGACAGCCTACAAAAGTCTTTTGGACAGGGCAAAAATTGGTGGCACGGCGCTTCCTAAACTGAGCCGTGAAGTGCTGGCGGAGGTATTAAACGCCTGCCTGCGCCTTTATTCAGCAGATGCACTTTTGCTGATTCGTGATGAGAAGGTAGCAGCAGTTCATTCTGGCGATGCAGTTGATTATTCGGTGCTGCCAGTAGATGAACTTCTCGCTACATTGAAGGGAAAGTTGGATGCACAATTCAACGGAAATGTATTTGAGTCTGGATACTGTGACCATGCGATGGTAAGCGCGTCATGGACAATGCCGAATCAGAAAGAAGATTTGATTGGAACATATGCGAAACTTTTGTCCTCACTGGGGAAGGGGACGATGTCTTCCAAACTGATGCCGGGAGTTCGTTTTATGAGTTCGG
The Ruminococcus gauvreauii genome window above contains:
- a CDS encoding nucleotidyl transferase AbiEii/AbiGii toxin family protein, producing the protein MKTPEQLKGAIRSMAAKKNLRAQEVLQMFLFERIIERLAVSSFRNNFILKGGLLISSMIGIGERTTMDMDTTVRGIQMEEDEIVAAVKQIISTDVNDGISFEYEKIEPIREEDAYNNFRVHLRAKYGKIDSPMKIDVTTGDIITPAAIQYDFPLIFDEKTVSIMAYTLETVLAEKYETIIRRNIGTTRARDFYDLHTLFRSRKEEINVDILRMAVIHTAQKRGSVEDIRDWKAIIKDIREEPQMYLLWDKYIVENKYIGELEFHQVLDTVDEVANLLAF
- a CDS encoding type IV toxin-antitoxin system AbiEi family antitoxin domain-containing protein, with product MAENSNGFVKTSDIEAAGISRPMLKKYVDMGKLDPVRKGLYTLTDEFTDEFALLQAQSAKIIYSYGTALFFWGMSDRTPNILDITLPRGTNISRLRRDNPNLRCHYVQTEVYDLGITETKSPQGGMVKLYDRERCICDVIRDKDQIELQLFTQAIKDYFKTNPNNRKLLKYGKIFGIEDRIRTYMEVL